A stretch of DNA from Catenulispora acidiphila DSM 44928:
GCTGAGATGCCCACCGTAGTCGAGAAGCCGGTGCCGTCGGAAATGCCGTCCACAGTGAAATTCCCGGAGGAGTAGTAATTCGCGGTGGCGTTCGCGCCCATCATCGTGGCGATCTGGATCTGAGTCGTCAGGCCGCCCGAGCTGGCCGAGGTTGCGGTGCTGTTCTCCGTCTCCGTCTTCTGCCACAGGTAGTGGCTGCCCGAATCGCCGTTCATCTGCAGCCATAACTGCTCCGCACCAACCGCAGCCGTACCGCGGGCGCGCCAGAACACCTGGACCCGGTTGAACCCTGAGGAGACGAAAAGTGGCATATTTGCGGTAGTCCCGGTGAGTACTGTGGAGCTGATCAGCGGGAAGTCGGCGTTTAGCTCGGCAGCGGTGAGGCGCTGCCCAGCGGAGAACGTCGGCACGGGGCAACTCCTAGAGGCTCAAGACCATGGGCTGCCACAGCCGGACATCGGTGAACGTGGCCTGGGATTTGACGACACCGTTGACGGATCGGATCACGGTGAATATCTGGTGGTAGGGCGGCGTGGACGCGACGATATTCGTGACCGTCATGCGCTCCCCGCCAACCGCGATATCGAAAGGGAAATCACCGGCGCTGGTCGTCCACAGCGGCGAGTTGCCGAACGCGGCGCCGGCTGTGGTGACCACAAGCGTCGTGTCGGTCGGGCCGTAATTCGCCGCCAGGTGAGACCCGTCGGTATCCAGGCGCCCCAGCACCGAGTCGTCAAGCACCGCAATGCGGTAGGGCGCTTCCGGGCTGCAGTTCAGCGCCATGTCGTGCTCGAACACGCCCAGCGTCTCTGAGTAGCCCTGCAGCACCTGCGAGATCGGATCCGGCGGCAACCAACCCGGCAGGTTCAAAACCGCGACACGGTCGCCAATGTCCATGGTGAGCGCTGCGACCAGGAGTGCCGGGTTCGAAGTGAAGGTGGGATGGCGCAGGTTTAGCGAGATCGACGGATAGCGGGGCTCGTCAACAGTGCCCAGTAGCAGCCGCCAGCCGGCCTGATCAGTGAGTTGGGCATCGCCGCCGACGGAGATGCTGACGCCGTTCGGGTAGGGCCCGACACCAGACGGCGGCGACTGTGTCGACATGGCCCCGCTGGTCAGCGCCTGCCTGGCCGAAGATCCATTAATCCGGCTGACGGTGATGTCGTTTCGGGTAAACCGATCGTCGTCCAGCGGGGCCAGCGGTGCCGACAGTTGGTGAGCGGAGACGTCCAAGGTCAACTGCGGACTCTGGTTGTACAGCGATACACGCTTACGGAGAACCAGTTCGGCTTGGTCACGGGCCTCGAACAGGATGCCGCCATCGGTGTCCACGACCTGCTGAACGAGGTTGGTAAAAGTGTCCGACAGCTGGTACCCCATGGTCACGGAGTCGTCAAAAACTGAACCGGTAAGCGCTGCTGACGCGCTCACGCCAGGTTCCTCGAAGTTCAATCGCACAAATCGGTCAGCTGTGGCCTCGCCGATCCAGGCATTCAAGGGCTGCGCCAGGTTGAACAGGCTGTCCCAAACGGACTGGTAGGAGACGTGACCGATGGCCGTGTCGTTGATGTGACCATCGGGGTTGATGACGACGCCGTATGCGCTGCCGGTTGCCGACGAAGTCAAGGTCCCTGATGCGGACAACGCGCCCGACGCGCCAGGGCTCAGGACAGTGGTGGCCCAGGTGATGTTGGCCCCCGAGGTTATCAGCTCCATGGAGACGCGCAGCAGCTTGCCGTTGACGGCGAAACCGACGTAGCCGGAGGAGAACAACAGGGTTCCGGAAACGCTGTATCCGGAGATTTGCAGCGACCCGTTGCTTGCCGAACCGTATTGCAGGTCCAGTCGGGCCACCCGGCCGGAGGTGAACAGGCGTGCAATGACGGCAGTGTCAAAGGCGCCGGTCGCAGGCACGGCAAGCAGGAAGCGCAGAACGTTGTCGGTGCCATTGAACGGATCTGCCGGGATCGCGCCATTCCAGATGCTGGCCGACAGCAGCGGCAGTGAGTCTGAGCACAGAAACCCGGTGAAGTTGGAAAGGCTGGGCGGAGCCTGCCCCGACAAGGTCAGGGCTGTGCCCGTCGGCCACGCCAACGCCGACGCCAACGATGTTGCGGTCTGGCCGTCCTCGCAAGGCCAGTACGCTACCGCGGACGATACGCCAGCGCTGAGAGTGTACGCCCGTCGCATCGCCGAGCCCTCGGGGACATTGCCCTGGTTCAGCCGTCGCAGGATTCCGGACGCCTGGATCTGCGTGTACACGTCGGACCCGGAAATATCCCAGGTGGTGGGCCACGACGGAACCTCGCCGTAAAACCGGTACCACGGATCGTTGGACCCGTTGACCAGACGTGAGACGCGGATCGCGGTGTTGCGCCCCAATACCCCGTAGTAGGGGCCGAGGGGATTCTTCGGGGTGAACCGGCCGTCGCGATTGTTCAGCGTCAGCGTGCAGGTCTGAGGCTGGGCCCCAGAGGTCTCATCGGGGCGACCCCTGGTAATTCTGATGCGGTCCCGGTAGTACACGTATGGGGTGATGTCGGTCCAGTCGTTTCCGGACGGGTCCAACATGATCTCGACGCGGATGCCGATCGGACCGCCGGGGCCGGTGTCGAACGGCTGCCCGGCCGGGTTCATAGGGCTGGGGGTGTTGCGTCGCCACCGCGGACCCCACGACGATAACTGTGCCGCAATGTTGGTCACAGCACCCCCGTTGCGTTTTTGCTACCGGGGGCGCTGCTGATTTTGACGCCGTGGGCGCTGGTTCCGACTCTGCTCGAGCCGTGTAGCCCACCGCACGTTTCCCGGCTCGTAGTTGCCGTTGACGTCGATGCGGTCGAGCGTCAGGCCCTTGGGACGTTCCCCGATCAGCGAAACGATCTCGGGAATGAACACTGCGACGCGGAGCCATGGCTCGTGTACCCGTATTCCGCGACCGCCGTAGTAGGAATAGTCCCCGCTCTTTGGATTGGTGCAACGGGCAACCATGCGCGTCCAGGTGCCGTACAGCTCGTGACTTGAGAGCCCGTGAGTGCGGTTCTTTCTCCCCCTGGTGCGGGTAACTTCACGTCGGAGGCATCCGCAGGAGAGTACGGCCTTCGCAACCAGGTGGATTGCCTTGGTGGTCATCTCGGTGCCGCAATCGCACCGGCACCTGATTGCCAGCCTGGTGGGGGCGGCGAGGATGGTCAGGCGGCCAAAGCGGTCGCCCGGCGCGATGGCCACGGTGTGCTGCAGGCATCCGCAGGACCGCGACTTACCTTGGCGCAGGTTTCCGATCTGCACAGACCTTTCGGTGCCGCAATCGCACCGGCACGCCACCTCGCGCTTAGAGATAACCTCAACAACGGTCCAGCGTTCGTACTTATCGCCGATTCGAATGGGCATGCAAGAAGCCTAACATACCGCTATCAGATTATTCGTCCCAGCAAAGCCAGCACGTCATGTTAACGGCCCCTGCAAACGTTGCCCGGACGCGAAGAAACTTCGACACTGCGATAATCGGGCGCTCATCAAGCACCCACTGGTAATCGAACGTGGTCGGTACGGCGCCGGCCGTCGGCGGAACCTGATCGAAATCGAGCAGCCGCGTAGTCGTTGTCGAGCCCTCGAGCGTCGCGGTGTAACCAGTCGCCGATGCCCCCAGCGTCATCAGCGATGCTGGCGCATTCGGATCCAGGGGCACGAGCCCCGATGCCTGGTGTGCGGTAACGGTCGCAGACACATCGGTTTGGATAAGCTCGATAACGCCGCCAGTTGATCCCGGCACCGCCGACATGGAGTAGCCCCAGGAGATGAGTTGGCACTGCCGTGTTGACGGTGTCGCCAACTGAAGCATCGTCTTGATGACGGTGCCGGTAGTGACTGGCGACGGCGCCGCAGTAGTTACCATGGGCGAGTTGAACATCTTGTACCGATGGATTTTTACCACTTACCAATCTGGACTTGATGGCAACTCAAAAGCTCTGCCCGAGGGCCTTCTGGACGCTGTTGGGATCCGACCCGTGGCGGATGCGGATGTTCTTGCGGATCCACGTCATGAGCTCGTCGCCGCCGTTGCCGCCGACCCACTCGATCTGAAGCACGCCGCCGGACGATCCAAGGCCGCCCTGGGCGATCATTGATTGAGTGTTGGCATGGGGCATGACCTGGGTGCCGGTCGGCAGTTTCAGAAGTTCGGTCCCTGCTTCGCCGATGATCGCGGACAGGCCGCCCCAGATGGGGCCGCCGGCGGCCTTGAAAGGGCCGATGGGCGGTACCCCGACGGTTATCGAGTCGACGTTGATGCCGCTGCTGAAGGGAATCGGGATGTGGAAGCTCGGCGTGCTGAAGTGCAACTGGTTCCACAGGTTGGCAATTGCATTGAGGGCGCCGACGAACTCTTCCTTGATCCAGTCCCACATGCCGGCGCCGGCCCTGGCCAACTTGCCCGGCAGCCCGGTCACTGTGTGAATGAAGCCGTCGAAGGCCTTGCTGACCGGCGCGGCTACGTCGTCGTCCCACTTCTGAGAGATCCAGTCCCACATGTGCGCGCCCGCGGAGACCAGTCGGCCCGGTAGCTTCTTCACGAAGTCGACGACCGCGTCCCAGTGGGCGATGATCTCTGACACGCCGCCGGTGAACGGTGCCAGCAGCTCCGGCCACCACCGCTTTATGAAGCCCAGGAAGAAGTCGAACTCGGCCTTCGTAACGACCCACACATCGTGGATGACATCGCGGAATATCTTGAAGTGCTCATATGCGTAGACCACACCGAGAACCAGGGCCGCGATTGCGGCTACCACCAGCAGGACGGGGTTCGCAGCGAGCACTGCGTTGAAAGCGACAAAAGCGATCGTGGCAATCGCGATCCCCTTGGCCAGCGGCACCACCCACTGCTGGTTGTCCTGGATGAACTTCGCCAGCGACTGCATCAGCGGCGCCACGATCCGCAGCGCCCCTGCCAGACCCTGCGCGAGCATTGTGACCACCGGCGACAGGACGATCAGGATCTGCGCAATTGAAGTCGCGATCGACTGTAGTGACTGCTGGACCTGCGGGGAGTCCAGAACCTGCAGCGCCGGAGCAAGTGCCGCAGAGAACGCGCCGGCTATCGTGCCCAGCGGACCGGCAAGGTTGGAAACGATCGTGAAGATGGCCTGTATCGACTGGCCGGCGCCGCCCGCATTGGTGACCAGACCGCTGAAGAAGTCGGGAATCCCGGACGACATCAAGGTTTTGATTCCGCCGCCGAGCCCGGACACTATCGGGCCTGCCTGCGACGCCGCCTTAGTCAGGCCGCCCGTCAAAGCCACAAGTCCGTCGCCGAGATCCTTCGCGAACCCCGCGCCGTCCTTCAGCACCTGCGTCAGCTGGCCCTTGAACGCGGGCGACGTCATCAGGTTCCCGAACTGGATCGCCGTGCCGCCGATGATCGTGCCCATGTCGCCGACGGCCTTGTTGAACAGCGAGCCGAGGCCGTTCGAACCGCCCACGTCCTTCAGGAGCGTGGTGAAGCCGGGCAGCAGCGTCGTCTGCGCAGTGGCCTCGAGATCGTGCAGACCGCCCCGCATCGAAATCAGCTGGTTGACGAAATCCCGGCCGGCCGGGGTCAACTTCGCCATATCCTGCGCGAATTTGTTCGCAGCCGCAGACCCCGAAGATGCCGCAGCCGCGGCAGACAGAGCCTGCTGCTCCTGCATGTCCTTGAGTGCCTGAACCGCCTTGGACACCGATTCATTCGACGAGATCTGCTGTTCCGCCGCATCGCGGATCGCGGTAGCCAGCGACTGCTGAGCCTTCGCGACCGACTGGTTGCTTGAGATCTCCTGGTTGGCCTGCGCCTCCCGGGCGCGAGTTGCCGCAAGCTGAGCGTCGGCTACGCCCTGCGTGGCCGAGACAACCTGCCGCTGCGCCGCGACGACCGCCGTGCTGCCGTCCACGCCCTTCTGGTTGGCGTCGTTCGCGGCCTGCTGCGCCTCAAGCGCCTTCTGCTGCGCGTCCGTCAGGTGTTGCTGGGCGTCGATCAGCTGCTGCTGCGCTTCCTTCTTCTGCTGATCAGTCAGCAGGCTGTTGCCCTTGGCCTTGTCGTAGGCCGCCTGCGCGTCAATGACCGCGTTCTGCGCGTCCGCGACAGAGTTCGCCGCATCGGCCGAAGCCAGATTCAAGTCCTTGAGGACGTTGACGCCGTCCTTCTGAGCCTGCGTCAACGACTCCTGTGCCTGCGTCAACGACTCCTGCGCGTTCGCGAGGCGCTGATCGGCCGAAGCCACGGCATCTGCTGCCGATTGAGCCGAGATCGCCGCCTGCCGCTCGGCGTCGGTAACGCCCTGTTCCGCAGACTCGATCGACTGGGCCGAGTTAATCGCCGAAATCGCGGCCTGCCGCTTCGCGTCGGCGATTGCCTGCTCGGCATTGCGAATCGAAACAGCGTTACTGAAGGCCGTTGCCGCGAGCTGCGCCGAGGACTGGCCCGTGGCTTGACTCTGCGCCCCGTAGTCCCGCAGCGCGGCAATCGGCCCGGCCATCCCCAGGCCCAGCGTTGCGAAGCCCGCGCCCGCGGCGCCCACTACAGCCGGGATCGCTGCCAGCGCTGGGCCGAGCGCCAAGGCCGCCCCGATCAGCGAGGACATCCTGAGGGCGCTCGTATTGAAACCGCTGCCCGCATTCGCTGCGGCCTGACCAGCGCCCTCGGCGGCCGGCTGGAGCTCGGTCATCGCCGCACGCAAAGTCCGCGAGCCGGATTCCATGGAGGTGAACGACTGGCGCAGGACGCGGTCGGCCTCTTGTGAAACCCTTTCGCCCTCGTCCATGGCTTTGCGGAAGGACGTTTCAAAATCTTCAGCATCCTGCGTTGCCGGCTCAAGCTCGGCCATGGCCGACCGGAGCGCGCGCACCCCGGTCTGCATCGCAGTGAAGGACTGGTTCATCGCCTTTTCGGCGGCCGCAGCGTTCTTCTCGCCCTCCGCGAACGACGCGCGCAGTTCGGCCTCGAACTTATCGGCGTCCGACTGGATCGGCACCTTGATGGGCTGGGGCTTTACGCGTCCCGCCTTGGATGCAACGTCCTGCTCCAGGCTGGTTCCGTCGGACTCGACCCGGACCTTGATCTTCTCGCCGGCGCCGGCAGCATCCGCCTCGGCCTTGACTCGCTCCTTCAAGCCGTCGGCATCGACATCCATCCCGACGATGATGTTGATGCCCTTTTCGGCCGCGCTGACGGCCTCGATGACCTTTTCGCGGAGATCCGGGTCGTCCAGGTCGATGCCGACGATGACGGCAATGTTCCGCTCGGCCGTCCGAACGGCCTCGATGACTTTGTCGCGCAGGCCGGCGTCATCGAGGTCGGTGTTGAAGGTGGCGCCGCTTCCCGCGACGAAGTTGGCGGCGTCGGCCAGCGCCTTCGCTCTGGCTTCCAGCGCGGCCATCGCCGAAGCGGTGTCGTCGCGAACCCTAACGACGATCTCGATGACGTTGCTGATGGGGACACCCCCACCCGGACAGAGCTACTGCGGGGGCGAACTTTCCTGTTGCGGGGGTTTGCCCAACGCCTCAATCGCCAGCATCCGCAGCACTGAGGCGTCCATCGCCAGCGCCGCCTCGGGGGTGCAATGGAACCGGTCGCACAGGCCGAG
This window harbors:
- a CDS encoding phage tail protein — its product is MAALEARAKALADAANFVAGSGATFNTDLDDAGLRDKVIEAVRTAERNIAVIVGIDLDDPDLREKVIEAVSAAEKGINIIVGMDVDADGLKERVKAEADAAGAGEKIKVRVESDGTSLEQDVASKAGRVKPQPIKVPIQSDADKFEAELRASFAEGEKNAAAAEKAMNQSFTAMQTGVRALRSAMAELEPATQDAEDFETSFRKAMDEGERVSQEADRVLRQSFTSMESGSRTLRAAMTELQPAAEGAGQAAANAGSGFNTSALRMSSLIGAALALGPALAAIPAVVGAAGAGFATLGLGMAGPIAALRDYGAQSQATGQSSAQLAATAFSNAVSIRNAEQAIADAKRQAAISAINSAQSIESAEQGVTDAERQAAISAQSAADAVASADQRLANAQESLTQAQESLTQAQKDGVNVLKDLNLASADAANSVADAQNAVIDAQAAYDKAKGNSLLTDQQKKEAQQQLIDAQQHLTDAQQKALEAQQAANDANQKGVDGSTAVVAAQRQVVSATQGVADAQLAATRAREAQANQEISSNQSVAKAQQSLATAIRDAAEQQISSNESVSKAVQALKDMQEQQALSAAAAASSGSAAANKFAQDMAKLTPAGRDFVNQLISMRGGLHDLEATAQTTLLPGFTTLLKDVGGSNGLGSLFNKAVGDMGTIIGGTAIQFGNLMTSPAFKGQLTQVLKDGAGFAKDLGDGLVALTGGLTKAASQAGPIVSGLGGGIKTLMSSGIPDFFSGLVTNAGGAGQSIQAIFTIVSNLAGPLGTIAGAFSAALAPALQVLDSPQVQQSLQSIATSIAQILIVLSPVVTMLAQGLAGALRIVAPLMQSLAKFIQDNQQWVVPLAKGIAIATIAFVAFNAVLAANPVLLVVAAIAALVLGVVYAYEHFKIFRDVIHDVWVVTKAEFDFFLGFIKRWWPELLAPFTGGVSEIIAHWDAVVDFVKKLPGRLVSAGAHMWDWISQKWDDDVAAPVSKAFDGFIHTVTGLPGKLARAGAGMWDWIKEEFVGALNAIANLWNQLHFSTPSFHIPIPFSSGINVDSITVGVPPIGPFKAAGGPIWGGLSAIIGEAGTELLKLPTGTQVMPHANTQSMIAQGGLGSSGGVLQIEWVGGNGGDELMTWIRKNIRIRHGSDPNSVQKALGQSF